From the genome of Macrobrachium nipponense isolate FS-2020 chromosome 29, ASM1510439v2, whole genome shotgun sequence, one region includes:
- the LOC135206019 gene encoding proline-rich protein 2-like has protein sequence MARKIRSSSNNIRPPENPSLIAVPIQRESNGSTPSSKAPRNPHPRSSQEPKEPPRATPSSKAIPRNPHPRSSQEPEEPPRATPSFKAIPHNPHPRSSQEPEEPPRATPSSKAIPRNPHPRSSQEPEEPPRATPPSKAIPRNPHPRSSQEPPSNDAIIQSYSSSSQEPEEPPRATPSSKAIPRNPHPRSSQEPEERPRATPSSKAIPRNPHPRSSQEPEERPRATPSSKVIPLNSHHGSSQEPEEHPRATPSFKAIPRNPHPRSSQEPEEHPRATPSFKAIPWNPPPGSSQQAPLNDDGS, from the exons TTCCGATACAAAGGGAGTCAAACGGCTCGACGCCATCATCCAAAGCTCCTCGCAATCCTCACCCCAGGTCCTCACAAGAGCCTAAGGAGCCCCCTCGAGCGACGCCATCATCCAAAGCTATTCCTCGCAATCCTCACCCCAGGTCCTCACAAGAGCCTGAGGAGCCCCCTCGAGCGACGCCATCATTCAAAGCTATTCCTCACAATCCTCACCCCAGGTCCTCACAAGAGCCTGAGGAGCCCCCTCGAGCGACGCCATCATCCAAAGCTATTCCTCGCAATCCTCACCCAAGGTCCTCACAAGAGCCTGAGGAGCCCCCTCGAGCGACGCCACCATCCAAAGCTATTCCTCGCAATCCTCACCCCAGGTCCTCACAAGAGCCTCCCTCAAACGACGCCATCATCCAAAGCTATTCCTC GTCCTCACAAGAGCCTGAGGAGCCCCCTCGAGCGACGCCATCATCCAAAGCTATTCCTCGCAATCCTCACCCCAGGTCCTCACAAGAGCCTGAGGAGCGCCCTCGAGCGACGCCATCATCCAAAGCTATTCCTCGCAATCCTCACCCCAGGTCCTCACAAGAGCCTGAGGAGCGCCCTCGAGCGACGCCATCATCCAAAGTTATTCCTCTGAATTCTCACCACGGGTCCTCACAAGAGCCTGAGGAGCACCCTCGAGCGACGCCATCATTCAAAGCTATTCCTCGCAATCCTCATCCCAGGTCCTCACAAGAGCCTGAGGAGCACCCTCGAGCGACACCATCATTCAAAGCTATTCCTTGGAATCCTCCCCCTGGGTCTTCACAACAGGCGCCATTAAATGATGATGGATCCTGA